The DNA segment AATGGAATGATTAATCTTATTCTCTGTGGTGGTAACGGAACACGCCTTTGGCCTGTGAGCCGTTCCCTTACGCCCAAGCAGTTCGCTCCTCTCTTCGACGGACAGTCCCTGTTCCGCAAGACCGTGGTGACCAACTCTGCAGTTTGCGATGCCCAGTTCATCGTCAGCAATGCAGACCAGTTCTTCCTTGCCAAGGACCAGCTGGAAGCCGAAGGCAAGAAGGGCAGCAAGTTCCTCCTGGAACCGGTGGGCCGCAATACTGCTCCCGCAATCGCTCTCGCATGCTT comes from the Fibrobacter sp. UWR4 genome and includes:
- a CDS encoding sugar phosphate nucleotidyltransferase, which codes for MINLILCGGNGTRLWPVSRSLTPKQFAPLFDGQSLFRKTVVTNSAVCDAQFIVSNADQFFLAKDQLEAEGKKGSKFLLEPVGRNTAPAIALAC